GATGAAGGCGTCGTCCTCCAATGCTGCGGCGCCCCAGATGATCATGAACAGGAGCCAATCCAGGAGAGACAGGAAGATTGCACTGCAGCAAGACGTACATTATCTTTTCTCCTTGCCTAGAAATTCAGTTTTTGATCGAATTGATCAGCTAAAACACAATCAGTTAGTAGCATGTTCGAACGCTTTGCCTTCTTGTTGGGTTGCAGGTGGACAAGCTGAGGAAGAAGCTGCGGCACGAGGAGAACGTCCACCGAGCTCTGGAGCGCGCCTTCACGAGGCCACTCGGCGCTCTCCCTCGCCTTCCACCTTACCTGCCTTCTCAGGTAACATccagctccggccgccgccgccgccatcgccatggctgcAGCTTAGCTCCAGCTTGTGAGACGGATCGGATTTCATCTCCCtgatcattttgtttttttgccgAATTGTGCAAATCAAGACGCTGGAGCTCCTCGCCGAGGTCGCGGtcttggaggaggaggtcgtccGGCTCGAGGAGCAGGTCGTCAGCTTCCGGCAAGGGCTCTACGAGGAGGCTGTCACCATCTCCATGGCGAAGAGCGCGTACTTCTCCGACACCGACCGGTGCACGCTGGCGCGCCATGGCCAAGTTCCCGACCAAGCTGCTAGTGCTAGCTGGTCGTCTCTGAAGCGAGTCACCAATGTCAAGCAGACGCCAAGAAGGACTATTCCTTCCATGAACCATGGAGGTGATCGTCCTGGGAAGGAGAACCAATCGTGTACCACCAACTCTTTCAGAGATCACAGCCGGTTCCCTCTGAAAACCGTGCCAAAATGCAGTAATCCAGAAGAGGAGAAATGTGCCGATTTTCAGGTACAAGACTTAGCccaatgttttgtttttgtgtgcTTAAATTTATTTTGCTCGCTAATGTTGTTTCGTTTCAGACAGTTAGTGCAGTGAAAGATCAGAAAGGTACTGAGGACACCACTGTCAATGATTCAGAAAACATCTCGACAGAAGCAAACAAAGTGTCTGAGGAGCTATTGACGTGCCTACTGAATATCTTCTCACAGATGAGGTCCTCCAGTGACCAAGATGAGGACCGATCATCGTCTCCGTCGGTTTCAGGCTCCTGCGAGAGCTCCGACGgcgccgcctgcgccggcgaCCCCTACGGCGTCCTGGAATTGGGTAGCAGGGACATTGGTCCATACAAGCAATTCAGAGCAGTTGATGCCACTTCATTCGATCAGAATGTTTTTGACAGCAGCAACTCCCTTCTTGGCAGGAGATTGAAGTGAGTTTCCACTGATCTGGGgtaactactactactactgtactAATCTGTCATTACAAACTAGATTCTGCTGTGTGATGAGTTGGTTTCTGTTTGACCTATCATGTTCATGGAATGATCTTGTCTAGTGTCTACCTGGCAAAAATCAGGGCCTTGCTCCAGAAGCTCTCTTCAGTTGACCTAGTGGGCCTTTCCCATCAGCAGAAGTTAGCATTCTGGATCAACACCTACAATTCCTGCATGATGAATGTAAGCTGTCCCTCATAATTGAGGCCTCCTTTGCTTTTCCCCTCAGCATGATTGATTGACAACTTTGATTAGCTCCCTTTTACACTGATGTGAAATCTCCAACGGTTGTAAGCTTGTTTAGGTTTGCTTAAATACACCTAGATAGTTCTGGCCATGTGTAATTTTGTGCGCCTTGTTTTAAATAATTGGACAAGAAAGCATACACGGCATGTCTGTGGACTGCATGTTGTCATGTTATTAAACGTTTAAACCTCAGTATCAAAATGCTTCCTGCTTCCTTGATCATCTGCAGAGCCATAAACAACTGACGACCTTGGCTCCATTATCCTTTGACCCACAGCTCGTCTTCGCTAGCAAAGCCTGACAGAATTCATTAATCTGATCAAAGTGACATGTCTCCTGATCTAACACTAATGCAGGCTTGTTTATTCTGCAACTCCAGGCATTTCTTGAGCATGGAGCACCTACCACCCCACAAACGCTGGTGGCAATGATGCCCAAggttccatccatccatccatccacattTACTTCTTTCTCTAGATTCATTACGTGCAGCATATGCATCTGCAACTCGAGAGCAAAAGATAAAAGGGTGATATGGAGAAAATCTCTGACAAGAGTGAGTTGGCTGTTTTTCTTTGCTGCCGCAGGCGACAATCAACGTGGGTGGGCGCGTGCTGAGCGCCATGACGATCGAGCACTTCATCCTAAGGCTGCCCTACAATGCAAAGCATGTAAGAGTAAGATGCTAGCATCATTGCCGTGTGCCTGAAAACTTATCTGATCGATTTCATGGTACAAAAGATTGACGCCCCATCGTTCGGGCgtatttgcaaaagaaaaataatttgtgaataaaaaaaatcatatacatgttcttagcgatttaaaattaaaagctgaaaaataaacttcgatgaaaaaaacctcaaaatcaactctaaatttaaggttgaaaatttaaattttagctgataagcataaacataagtgaagagattttttttagataatggattttcattaatccggcctctatatccacaagggatatacacagccaaaagGATACAAGAGTACTAGACTCACACCTTAACAAAGAGGAGAACACAAAACCAAAAAGCAAGAAAACCTACAACCTCGGTAAATCCCTGCATCCTGACATCCTCAACTGAAACGGCCAAAATCGACAAGTGGAAATCATCTAGTCGCCACTGCCCCTAGTGCGTTTTCGCTGCGAATCTCCATAGATGTCATTTTCATCCGCTTCAAGTGAACCGATGCCACGGCAGCCGGGAAGCCCACCCTCATCCATCGTCCTCTGGTCAGAACTAGCCGACCAGACACTAGTTGAAAGCAACTGTGTTTGCTTCGTCGGATTCTTAAGCCTCCGCCGCCCATAGGGCCGCCATTGACATCAGAATCCTACTCCGTTCTCGGACTCCCAGCCCGCTGCCACCTttgcgccgctgtcgccgaccaAGTCTGCCGCTGACGAAGGAGGGGATAGAGGACTAGCTCCATCTCCATCCAGAACAGCTACTCACCAAGTCCGCGACGCCGTCGGTGACAAAGGAAGGAACGGTGGGCTAGCCCCTGTCACCACCGCCCATTGAGACCACCGGTGATGGAGAACTTGCCGCCACACAGCAACCATGCCCATCACCGGAGCGCCCCACTAACCGGCAACCTCCACCACTGCCAGAATCTTGCCGACTGCCACTGGGCGTGGCCGCTCCCGCCGTCGACATCACCTCCACTGCGTCGCTCGCCGGAGCCAGGCGAGACCCACCGTGCCGCCCTCTCTCTAGGAAGGGGACTGAGGAGGAAGCCTTGCCGCCAACCCAGCGGACCTGCACTCTCCGGTGACCTGCTCGAACGGTGGCAAGTTGAaaagcgacgacggcggtgaggaTTTACAGGACCGGGCAACTAGCCAGCAGCCTAGGACTGGATCTGAGCAGAAAAGGTGGAAAAGGGAGAAATGGGAAAGGGAAAAAAGTGAAAGGGGGAGGTGAAAAGGGAGGAGGTGAAAAGGGAGGAGGTGGGtgggggcgccgccggcggctgcggcgccggcgccggcgccggcgaggtgggcgaCGAGGGGAAAAGCGCTGGGAGTCCTGTTCTCCTCCCGGGTCGCCTCAGAGAGCGACACGGGAGTCAAAGCGTCCCCACAATTTCCGTATAATATGACGGGATAACAGGAATCTTGATAAGCGAAGAGATGAGGAGGATATAAGATGATGTTTATGCCTTTGTGGACAGGTGAACCCGAAGGGGGTGAAATCCGgcaatggcgcggcggcggcggcgagaggggttTTTGGACTGGACTGGCCTGAGCCGTCGGTGACGTTCGCGCTGTCCTGCGGAAGCTGGTCTTCGCCGGCGGTAAGTTTCTCCGGCGTGCCGGTGAATTTTCTCTCTGCTCTCGGTGTGCATTCTGCATGTGCTAGCTAACTTCAGATtgaaaaaaggaacaaaagttAACGTGTATGGTACTATGGTGTGTATCTTTTCAACTGCTACATCATGAATTTGCCGGGAAGCTCTGTGTGGCAGCTAGCCAGCTAGCACTCTAGCAGCCTGCGATTATAACAAGCTGCAAAGGCAAAAGTTGAACAAGCTGCACTTTACTAATTGTACTGAAAAGTACAGTAGGAATATTTGTTAGGGCACAAATATAAGTCGTTTGGTGTAATCAAGttggttgcagacttgcagtctAGGGAAGAGTACTGAATACTACTAATGTGTGAGAATTCAGCATAATATAAAGCTATCACTATTAGGCAGTAAAATGCAGACCACTACAATGTGAGCAGGGTTTACTATTTCAGACTGCATAAACATTTAGGTGGTTTCGGAAATTTAAACAGATTTTGTTAAAttgatttccttttttcttttttgcaaaattCAGTAAAACTTGTTTTGTTTTCGGAAATTTCAAAATGTTAGTACTGAAATTGTGAGACTGAATATGATACTGAACTCCTCACTGCACTGGAAATGTTGATTTTATTAAGAGAAGCGTATTCCagtattgatttttttagagaatggtATTTTTTACACGGCCACCACTAGGCTACATTTCCTTTGGTATTGGAAATGCTGATGACATAGGAGTATTTTTCTCTCTACGCAGGTGAGGGTGTACACGGCTTGCCACGTCGAGGAAGAGCTGGAGGCAGCCAAGAGGGACTACCTGCAGGCCGCCGTCGGCGTCTCGACGGCGACCAGCATCTCGATCCCCAAGCTCCTGCACTGGTACCTTCTTGACTTCACCAAGGACGTGAGCTCCCTCATGGACTGGGTGTGCCTGCAGCTgcccggcgagcggcggcggcacgccgtCGAGGCCGTCGAGGCCAGCCGCCggagcccgtcgccgccgcctatCCAGGTTGTGCCGTACGAGTTCAGGTTCAGGTATCTTCTGGCCACGTAGACCTGCCACGGTGTATGGATTGGACACTGTAGAAGGGCAGAATGGCTTGTTTTTTTGTGTAGCACAAGTTTGCAGCTAATtgctggaatttttttttttttttgcatttgtaAAGGGAAATACACATGAAGAGTTGAGAGTGATATATATCATGTTGCTTTCCACTGAAGAATTGGTGTTCCGTGTTCCTCCTACCTACAGTGACCGTCAGAGCCGACAAACTAAAACTTGACAGAGAAGTATTGTTGCtattttgatttatttaaaaagGTGACATTTGAAACTAACACTTGAAATTTCATCAGTTAGAATCCCATCGCTGCCTGCTGGTGGATATGCTCGAGGCATCTTCCCCCTTTTAGATGATCAGTTGAACAACAGCTTCTCTCTCACTGAGCTCAATCAACAGAAATCCGCCACAATATTTTTCTATCCATGGTGTCGTAGTTGTAATTTGTTTGGGGATGTTTAGGCTTCATTGAGGCTCCTCCATTTTTCTTGTGGATTAATGTGTATCAGGTTGGTATCCATACGTATCAGGCCTTGTACTTCTGTGGTATCAGGTCTAACATTCATATACGAGACCTGATACATATAAGTATTAGACATTCTGGGAAATccggaaagaaaaaaatcaacggtttTCGAGCAAAAGGAGGCTGTGGCTCCTTGCCTTATGGCAAAAATTGTTGGCCAAAATAAAGGAAGAAACACGAACTTGGGTTCTTGCCGGAGCTTAAAAAACTTAGCGAGTTTATCCCTCCACACGTATAGTTATGTAtagctttttttctttcttcccctAGGGGTTGTACTTTTCTCCcgctatatttaatgaaatagCACAATCTCGTGCTGATTCCATTAAAAAAAGCCTTATGGCAAAAATAAAGAAGGCAAACTTGGGCTATGGCAGGAGCAAGTGGCTTGGAGAATTTCTCTCAAATCAAGCCATGTACAGTATTTTTCCTACACCTAGAGGTTGTATTTTTTACCTTTACATTCAATGAAATAGCACAATATCGTATtgatttctttcaaaaaaaattattagacCTGGTACCTCATTGCTATCATATGCAGGGATCCTTAGAAACCTCCTATCTTAAAAGCACTACATGTACTAGCTATTATTATTGGAGTATATTtagtccaaactccaaacttAAATTCTGCGGCTATTTCATGTTTGGCAGTTTTGAACTCTACCATCCACCAGCTAGCAAGCAACTGCATTGCTAGCAAACTAATCGAACAGCGACAGAAAAAATGAGTTTTGTTTTATACATTGTACATATCCCTCTTCTGGTCCTTACTGACCATTATTAGCTTACAGCCATACCAGATTCGGTATCTTCTAGATTTCGGCTACTATTACAACCCAAAATTGGGAATTGGTTCTGTCTAGTGGGCCTGCACAGCTGCACCTCACTGGCCCACTAAACACTAGTGGCCGTCCTGTTAATGGGCCTTACTGAATCTTAACACTGACACTGATCACTTACTAATTCCGAATTTTTCTAGAAGAACTTTTAGTCAAAAGGATACTCCTATTTTTAAAAAGGGTATCTTTTGTGCCATGCTCTATCATTttgttcttttccttttctttcttctactCTGAAGAGAAATTCTGGAGCATGCATGTATCTGATACATACAGATATGCTCCCCTATTAACTGTCACACGTACTAAAGTCCACCtagacagaaaagaaaaggttatgTAAATGGACAAGCACTTGAATTTGAATGTTGACATGGCGCATCAGTCCAGCCAGGACAGCCAGAATTGGAATGGCAGCAATGGAGATGGCTCCCACCAGCTTGGCAACGCCAGGTGGGCAAGTAGACAACTGCAGTTCGTATCGGTGGTGCTACGTGTGCCAATACGTGACAGTCATGCGTCTGACTAAAGCTCCTACGTTTGTATGCTTGTGGACTTTAGCCAGGATTAAGACAGTCCCAACATTCACCTAAGTTAGTTTCGTagtgttaaatatatttgacgcgtaagaaaaaactgaaatagTAAAAGAGTTGATAataagaaaaagggggaaaaggggGGAAATGAAAAAAACTATTTCTTAAGTGAATGAAAAAAGAGGGTTGATTGGCtgagaatttattttgaagaaaTCATTCGTTGAGTATATAATTTCTATACATAACTTCTATATAATATGAAGTATAaaaactacttcctctgtttcatattataaaactttctagcattgttaatatttatatatatgttaa
The Oryza glaberrima chromosome 8, OglaRS2, whole genome shotgun sequence DNA segment above includes these coding regions:
- the LOC127782535 gene encoding uncharacterized protein LOC127782535 isoform X3 yields the protein MKIKETSPGVTDRFQAANKTEEAIVKRTPPPPTRRRRRNITREYETNLTRDHHFTAGFCLAFWAPPRLAAAAASVGSSDPTSPIGRSCQWPPNLTLVVIGDAHGAGEAMSGSVGRRTSPAAVRHGGVRAPPRSDKVMERPNSKIPAMKASSSNAAAPQMIMNRSQSRRDRKIALQQDVDKLRKKLRHEENVHRALERAFTRPLGALPRLPPYLPSQTLELLAEVAVLEEEVVRLEEQVVSFRQGLYEEAVTISMAKSAYFSDTDRCTLARHGQVPDQAASASWSSLKRVTNVKQTPRRTIPSMNHGGDRPGKENQSCTTNSFRDHSRFPLKTVPKCSNPEEEKCADFQTVSAVKDQKGTEDTTVNDSENISTEANKVSEELLTCLLNIFSQMRSSSDQDEDRSSSPSVSGSCESSDGAACAGDPYGVLELGSRDIGPYKQFRAVDATSFDQNVFDSSNSLLGRRLKALLQKLSSVDLVGLSHQQKLAFWINTYNSCMMNAFLEHGAPTTPQTLVAMMPKATINVGGRVLSAMTIEHFILRLPYNAKHVRVYTACHVEEELEAAKRDYLQAAVGVSTATSISIPKLLHWYLLDFTKDVSSLMDWVCLQLPGERRRHAVEAVEASRRSPSPPPIQVVPYEFRFRYLLAT
- the LOC127782535 gene encoding uncharacterized protein LOC127782535 isoform X1, with the protein product MKIKETSPGVTDRFQAANKTEEAIVKRTPPPPTRRRRRNITREYETNLTRDHHFTAGFCLAFWAPPRLAAAAASVGSSDPTSPIGRSCQWPPNLTLVVIGDAHGAGEAMSGSVGRRTSPAAVRHGGVRAPPRSDKVMERPNSKIPAMKASSSNAAAPQMIMNRSQSRRDRKIALQQDVDKLRKKLRHEENVHRALERAFTRPLGALPRLPPYLPSQTLELLAEVAVLEEEVVRLEEQVVSFRQGLYEEAVTISMAKSAYFSDTDRCTLARHGQVPDQAASASWSSLKRVTNVKQTPRRTIPSMNHGGDRPGKENQSCTTNSFRDHSRFPLKTVPKCSNPEEEKCADFQTVSAVKDQKGTEDTTVNDSENISTEANKVSEELLTCLLNIFSQMRSSSDQDEDRSSSPSVSGSCESSDGAACAGDPYGVLELGSRDIGPYKQFRAVDATSFDQNVFDSSNSLLGRRLKALLQKLSSVDLVGLSHQQKLAFWINTYNSCMMNAFLEHGAPTTPQTLVAMMPKATINVGGRVLSAMTIEHFILRLPYNAKHVRVNPKGVKSGNGAAAAARGVFGLDWPEPSVTFALSCGSWSSPAVRVYTACHVEEELEAAKRDYLQAAVGVSTATSISIPKLLHWYLLDFTKDVSSLMDWVCLQLPGERRRHAVEAVEASRRSPSPPPIQVVPYEFRFRYLLAT
- the LOC127782535 gene encoding uncharacterized protein LOC127782535 isoform X2, yielding MKIKETSPGVTDRFQAANKTEEAIVKRTPPPPTRRRRRNITREYETNLTRDHHFTAGFCLAFWAPPRLAAAAASVGSSDPTSPIGRSCQWPPNLTLVVIGDAHGAGEAMSGSVGRRTSPAAVRHGGVRAPPRSDKVMERPNSKIPAMKASSSNAAAPQMIMNRSQSRRDRKIALQQDVDKLRKKLRHEENVHRALERAFTRPLGALPRLPPYLPSQTLELLAEVAVLEEEVVRLEEQVVSFRQGLYEEAVTISMAKSAYFSDTDRCTLARHGQVPDQAASASWSSLKRVTNVKQTPRRTIPSMNHGGDRPGKENQSCTTNSFRDHSRFPLKTVPKCSNPEEEKCADFQTVSAVKDQKGTEDTTVNDSENISTEANKVSEELLTCLLNIFSQMRSSSDQDEDRSSSPSVSGSCESSDGAACAGDPYGVLELGSRDIGPYKQFRAVDATSFDQNVFDSSNSLLGRRLKALLQKLSSVDLVGLSHQQKLAFWINTYNSCMMNAFLEHGAPTTPQTLVAMMPKATINVGGRVLSAMTIEHFILRLPYNAKHVNPKGVKSGNGAAAAARGVFGLDWPEPSVTFALSCGSWSSPAVRVYTACHVEEELEAAKRDYLQAAVGVSTATSISIPKLLHWYLLDFTKDVSSLMDWVCLQLPGERRRHAVEAVEASRRSPSPPPIQVVPYEFRFRYLLAT
- the LOC127782535 gene encoding uncharacterized protein LOC127782535 isoform X4, producing the protein MGSGGSIPVESSSNSVMERPNSKIPAMKASSSNAAAPQMIMNRSQSRRDRKIALQQDVDKLRKKLRHEENVHRALERAFTRPLGALPRLPPYLPSQTLELLAEVAVLEEEVVRLEEQVVSFRQGLYEEAVTISMAKSAYFSDTDRCTLARHGQVPDQAASASWSSLKRVTNVKQTPRRTIPSMNHGGDRPGKENQSCTTNSFRDHSRFPLKTVPKCSNPEEEKCADFQTVSAVKDQKGTEDTTVNDSENISTEANKVSEELLTCLLNIFSQMRSSSDQDEDRSSSPSVSGSCESSDGAACAGDPYGVLELGSRDIGPYKQFRAVDATSFDQNVFDSSNSLLGRRLKALLQKLSSVDLVGLSHQQKLAFWINTYNSCMMNAFLEHGAPTTPQTLVAMMPKATINVGGRVLSAMTIEHFILRLPYNAKHVRVNPKGVKSGNGAAAAARGVFGLDWPEPSVTFALSCGSWSSPAVRVYTACHVEEELEAAKRDYLQAAVGVSTATSISIPKLLHWYLLDFTKDVSSLMDWVCLQLPGERRRHAVEAVEASRRSPSPPPIQVVPYEFRFRYLLAT